Proteins encoded by one window of Bacteroidales bacterium:
- a CDS encoding TerB family tellurite resistance protein, with protein sequence MKWGKWIGGGLGWTLFGPIGAIFGFAAGAIIDADENINTGKKVTTRGDFIASFLVLVAAVMKADGTVKRSELDFVKKILKDLLGNEEAQEALLTLRDILKKDIALENICYQINTHLEYESKLQLIHLLIGIAHADNELVNSEILVIKKIANLLNIPASSFESLICSGSSIEDAYKILEVSPDASDEEIKKTYRKLALIHHPDKVSYLGEEIQKKAQEKFKKINEAYEMIKKHRGFK encoded by the coding sequence ATGAAATGGGGAAAGTGGATAGGAGGTGGTCTTGGTTGGACCTTGTTTGGACCCATTGGTGCTATATTTGGATTTGCCGCTGGAGCTATTATCGATGCTGACGAAAACATAAATACAGGAAAGAAAGTTACTACAAGAGGCGATTTTATTGCAAGTTTTTTGGTATTAGTTGCTGCCGTAATGAAAGCCGATGGAACTGTAAAGCGTTCAGAACTTGATTTTGTAAAAAAAATTTTAAAAGACTTATTGGGTAATGAAGAAGCTCAAGAGGCTTTACTTACACTTCGTGATATACTTAAAAAAGATATTGCTCTTGAAAATATTTGTTATCAAATAAATACTCATCTTGAATATGAATCGAAATTACAACTTATTCATCTACTTATTGGAATTGCTCATGCCGACAATGAATTAGTTAATAGCGAAATACTTGTAATAAAGAAAATTGCTAATTTATTAAATATTCCTGCTTCTAGCTTTGAATCGTTAATTTGCAGTGGCAGCTCTATAGAAGATGCTTATAAAATTCTCGAAGTATCGCCCGATGCTAGCGACGAAGAAATAAAAAAGACATATCGTAAGTTAGCTTTAATACATCACCCCGACAAAGTATCGTATTTAGGAGAAGAAATACAAAAGAAAGCACAAGAAAAATTTAAGAAAATAAATGAAGCTTATGAAATGATTAAAAAGCATCGAGGCTTTAAGTAA
- the yajC gene encoding preprotein translocase subunit YajC: MNVFEPLMLMADPKSGQNPIMSLLPLILIIVVFYFFMIRPQMKKQKELRNFRQNLKVGDKIITSGGIYGKINDIRDNIVIIEVEDKMRLRVDINSVFGDPSDLEQKK; encoded by the coding sequence ATGAATGTTTTTGAACCTTTAATGTTAATGGCTGACCCTAAAAGTGGTCAAAATCCAATAATGTCTTTGTTGCCTTTAATTCTTATTATTGTTGTTTTTTATTTCTTTATGATTCGCCCTCAAATGAAAAAACAAAAAGAACTGAGAAACTTTAGACAAAATTTAAAAGTAGGCGATAAAATTATTACCTCGGGGGGAATTTATGGAAAAATTAACGACATTCGCGATAATATCGTAATTATTGAAGTTGAAGATAAAATGCGTTTGCGTGTTGATATAAATTCAGTATTTGGCGACCCATCAGATCTCGAACAAAAGAAATAA
- the recF gene encoding DNA replication and repair protein RecF (All proteins in this family for which functions are known are DNA-binding proteins that assist the filamentation of RecA onto DNA for the initiation of recombination or recombinational repair.), protein MFLSELTIQQFKNISEAHIEFSPNLNFIYGENGAGKTTILDAIHYLSITKSFLNANDNENIKSGSNFFRITGVYNVHNSFEEYSCIFKSEGRKQFKYFSKDYNRLADHIGKLPLVVISPLDHFIISEGSEFRRKLLDATISQYDKFYLSYLIEYNRLIKQRNALLKSEQLIHVKNEMLDIIDSQLEKPASYVFNIRKKFISTILPIFLNTYMNLSQKQDEVVSLEYKSSLFDNSLFELLKQNRLKDIQAETTTIGIHKDDIIFYLNNKTIRYYASQGQQKTYLTAIKLAILKYFKQHNEIPILLLDDIFDKLDEKRVNHLIKTVINENIQVFITHTNLNQFEKLEKSSDFCIFEVTNGKVNELKTPKG, encoded by the coding sequence ATGTTTTTAAGTGAACTTACTATTCAGCAGTTTAAAAATATTAGTGAGGCTCATATAGAGTTTTCACCTAATTTGAATTTTATTTATGGTGAAAATGGAGCCGGCAAAACAACTATTCTCGATGCCATTCATTATTTATCTATTACAAAGAGTTTTTTAAATGCCAACGATAACGAAAATATTAAATCAGGTAGCAACTTTTTTCGAATTACGGGTGTATATAATGTTCATAATTCTTTTGAGGAGTATAGTTGTATATTTAAAAGTGAAGGCCGAAAACAATTTAAATATTTTTCAAAAGATTATAATCGACTTGCCGATCATATTGGTAAATTGCCATTAGTGGTTATTTCTCCATTAGATCATTTTATTATTTCTGAAGGTAGTGAGTTCCGTAGAAAACTTTTGGATGCAACTATCTCGCAATACGATAAATTTTATTTATCATATTTAATAGAATATAACCGATTGATTAAACAACGAAATGCACTTTTAAAATCAGAACAGTTAATACATGTAAAAAACGAAATGCTCGATATTATCGATTCACAGTTAGAAAAGCCTGCTTCTTATGTTTTTAATATTCGAAAAAAATTTATATCAACTATATTACCCATATTTTTAAATACTTATATGAACTTGTCTCAAAAACAAGATGAAGTTGTTTCGTTAGAATATAAAAGTTCATTGTTCGATAATTCGTTATTTGAATTATTAAAACAAAATCGATTAAAGGATATTCAAGCAGAAACAACTACCATAGGAATTCATAAAGATGATATTATATTTTATTTAAATAATAAGACGATTCGTTATTATGCTTCTCAGGGGCAACAAAAAACTTATTTAACTGCAATTAAATTAGCAATTTTAAAGTATTTTAAGCAGCATAACGAAATTCCAATTCTTTTATTAGACGATATTTTTGATAAACTGGATGAAAAACGAGTAAACCATTTAATTAAGACTGTGATTAATGAAAATATTCAGGTTTTTATTACACATACAAATTTAAATCAATTCGAAAAATTGGAAAAGTCGAGCGATTTTTGTATTTTTGAAGTAACAAATGGGAAAGTAAATGAACTCAAAACACCGAAGGGATAA
- a CDS encoding DUF1573 domain-containing protein → MKQIGVLAFTILLFLGACQSSDKTQVDTDLIQNPLTAEGDIDTTTLPKFQWKEMVHDFGVIVQGERVSYTFTFKNVGKSNLIISSVHASCGCTVPKYDSAPIAPGKEGKIEVVFDSSGRSGMQNKTVTVLANTQPSAVELHFTAEVVVPENR, encoded by the coding sequence ATGAAACAGATAGGTGTTTTAGCATTTACCATTCTATTATTTTTAGGTGCTTGTCAATCAAGTGATAAAACACAAGTTGATACAGATTTGATTCAAAATCCTTTAACAGCCGAAGGGGATATCGATACTACTACGCTTCCAAAATTTCAATGGAAAGAAATGGTACACGATTTTGGAGTGATTGTTCAAGGTGAGCGTGTTTCATATACTTTTACTTTTAAAAATGTTGGAAAATCAAATCTCATAATATCTTCTGTACATGCTAGCTGTGGATGTACGGTACCTAAGTACGATTCAGCTCCAATAGCACCAGGAAAAGAAGGCAAAATCGAAGTTGTTTTCGATAGTTCTGGTCGTAGCGGCATGCAAAACAAAACAGTAACTGTACTAGCAAACACGCAGCCAAGTGCCGTTGAATTACATTTTACAGCTGAAGTTGTAGTTCCTGAAAATCGCTAA
- a CDS encoding DUF721 domain-containing protein — translation MRTIGDAIRELIDAYHLNDKLLETKIINAWSEVAGMYISKNTQKIYINDHVLFVSISSSVLKHELSIAHDDLLDQLNSLAGKAYLKKIVFL, via the coding sequence ATGCGCACGATAGGCGACGCAATTCGCGAGTTAATAGATGCATATCACCTAAACGATAAACTATTGGAAACCAAAATTATAAATGCATGGTCAGAGGTAGCTGGCATGTATATTTCAAAAAATACTCAAAAAATATATATAAATGATCATGTGCTTTTTGTAAGTATTTCTTCTTCAGTATTAAAACATGAGCTTAGCATTGCTCACGACGATTTGCTCGATCAACTAAATTCACTTGCCGGCAAGGCTTATTTAAAAAAAATAGTTTTTCTATAG
- the coaE gene encoding dephospho-CoA kinase (Dephospho-CoA kinase (CoaE) performs the final step in coenzyme A biosynthesis.), with product MISIGLTGGIGSGKTTISKIFINNWNIPVYFADERAKWIMQNNETIKNFLIDILGSDSYTKGTLNKKYVASIIFNNENVKQKLEAIVHQAVMNDYNEWKWQHKNAPYVIHEAALIFESKLESHYDKIISVISPLSLRLNRLKERGMELIDIEQRIKAQTTDEYKKSLSDFIVINDEQHSLIEQVLNIHKLLIK from the coding sequence ATGATATCTATCGGTTTGACAGGTGGTATCGGAAGTGGAAAAACCACAATATCAAAAATATTTATTAATAACTGGAATATTCCTGTTTACTTTGCTGATGAACGTGCAAAATGGATAATGCAAAATAACGAAACTATTAAAAATTTTTTAATTGATATTTTAGGAAGTGATTCATACACCAAAGGAACTTTAAATAAAAAGTACGTCGCTTCTATTATTTTTAATAACGAAAATGTAAAACAAAAATTAGAAGCCATAGTACATCAAGCAGTGATGAACGACTATAATGAATGGAAATGGCAGCATAAAAATGCTCCTTATGTTATTCACGAAGCTGCTTTAATTTTTGAATCGAAATTAGAAAGCCATTACGATAAAATAATTTCAGTAATTTCGCCCCTATCTTTAAGATTAAATCGCTTAAAAGAAAGAGGTATGGAATTAATAGATATTGAACAACGTATAAAAGCTCAAACTACCGACGAATATAAAAAATCATTATCGGATTTTATAGTTATCAACGACGAACAACATAGCTTAATTGAACAAGTGTTAAACATCCATAAATTACTTATAAAATGA
- the nusB gene encoding transcription antitermination factor NusB, translating to MISRRLLRLKIMQMIYAYFQRMAGDINQTEKELFESIHKTYELYHYIFLLLIDLKFFAEKKIEIRKNKFLKSNKPEEISENLVNNKLIKLIEQNYLLTTFLNNNKFNWQNYTNVLSSLYDDLEKRPEFVQYQLLQNPSFNDDKEIVQYFLANIVINSVDFNQLLEEISLYWNDDLEFVVSNVIATIDKFTEAKGSQNSLLKMYKNNDDIEFAKNLFRKTILKHNEHAEIIQRFLKNWELERVAQLDIILLEMAITELYHMEEVPIKVTLNEYIELSKYYSTEKSSTFINGVLDKIVHEGKSDGTIVKKGKGLIGEQMP from the coding sequence ATGATAAGTCGTCGATTATTACGGTTAAAGATTATGCAAATGATATATGCCTATTTTCAACGAATGGCAGGCGACATAAACCAAACCGAAAAAGAATTATTTGAAAGCATCCATAAAACTTATGAACTTTATCATTATATTTTTTTACTACTAATAGATTTAAAATTTTTTGCTGAAAAAAAAATCGAAATTAGAAAAAACAAGTTTTTAAAATCGAATAAACCCGAAGAAATAAGCGAAAACCTTGTAAACAATAAACTAATTAAGTTAATAGAGCAAAATTATTTATTAACGACGTTTTTAAACAACAATAAATTTAATTGGCAAAATTATACTAATGTTTTATCATCTTTATACGATGATTTAGAAAAAAGACCTGAATTTGTTCAATATCAATTATTGCAAAATCCTAGTTTTAATGATGATAAAGAAATTGTTCAATATTTCCTTGCCAATATAGTAATAAATTCTGTTGATTTTAATCAACTATTAGAAGAAATTAGCTTATATTGGAACGACGATTTAGAATTTGTAGTTTCGAATGTAATAGCTACCATCGATAAATTCACAGAAGCAAAAGGTTCTCAAAATTCACTTCTGAAAATGTATAAAAATAACGATGATATTGAATTTGCCAAAAATTTATTTCGTAAAACCATTTTAAAGCACAACGAACACGCTGAAATTATTCAACGCTTTCTAAAAAATTGGGAATTAGAACGTGTTGCTCAACTCGATATTATATTGCTAGAAATGGCTATTACAGAGCTTTATCATATGGAAGAAGTACCTATAAAAGTTACTTTAAATGAATACATAGAATTGTCAAAATATTATAGTACCGAAAAAAGCAGCACTTTTATAAATGGAGTGCTCGATAAAATTGTTCACGAAGGCAAATCTGACGGAACCATTGTAAAAAAAGGTAAAGGTTTAATAGGAGAACAAATGCCATAA